The Rhodocytophaga rosea genome has a segment encoding these proteins:
- a CDS encoding DUF3891 family protein, producing the protein MIVNTHQTGWEIIHQRAHGLLAMKIASHWRKDQRPKRWIETLVAIAEHDDAQEDWQETNHLNPSGAPLDFSLKPFNMIQLRRITELSQHKGRWIAMLISMHMSFLYEEKRGQNKVIDEFLELQLANQKKWRKELTVSIKEAKHAYALMQWCDRFSLILCRNELPEAERTLEISKGPDGKRYEVRQLSDQSVVVHPWPFEEDTFELSIETAVLSQLSFKNDRHLIDFILNAPITVKQWMLRKGV; encoded by the coding sequence ATGATAGTCAACACACACCAGACTGGCTGGGAAATTATACATCAGCGGGCACATGGATTATTAGCCATGAAAATAGCCAGCCATTGGCGGAAAGATCAAAGACCGAAACGCTGGATTGAAACTTTAGTAGCAATTGCTGAACATGATGATGCACAAGAAGACTGGCAGGAAACTAACCATTTAAACCCATCGGGTGCGCCCTTAGATTTCTCTCTGAAGCCGTTTAATATGATTCAATTGCGGCGGATTACGGAACTTTCCCAGCACAAAGGACGCTGGATAGCGATGCTGATTTCTATGCATATGTCCTTTTTGTATGAAGAGAAAAGAGGGCAAAATAAAGTAATAGATGAGTTTTTAGAGTTACAGCTTGCTAATCAGAAAAAATGGCGGAAAGAACTTACAGTCTCTATTAAAGAAGCTAAGCATGCCTATGCACTCATGCAATGGTGCGACAGGTTCTCATTAATTCTTTGCAGAAATGAATTGCCCGAAGCAGAACGTACGCTGGAAATCAGCAAAGGTCCGGATGGCAAACGCTATGAAGTCAGGCAATTAAGTGATCAATCTGTAGTAGTGCACCCCTGGCCTTTTGAGGAGGATACATTTGAGTTATCTATAGAAACAGCCGTTTTAAGCCAGCTCAGCTTTAAAAATGACCGCCATTTAATTGATTTCATATTGAATGCGCCCATTACGGTTAAACAATGGATGTTACGAAAAGGCGTATAG
- a CDS encoding DUF3575 domain-containing protein, with the protein MFKKLLLLAFVLGSLFPAYAQPSDTLGIINSRRQPHYIIKWAPLSLVDQDNTVQFGIEYLFKGPVSLQQEIGYGWFSFNGNSDNGVYINREIWRSRTEVRFYVANNGQIKRPHGAYLALEFLYKRMNYTKEDNVGRECENGDCEYFEKMNYKLFRDVYGFHGKMGVQFIIEKRLALDVYIGGGLRSVVVKSPGLSAENNNLMEDRGFVLSKPMELGQYTMLSMSGGFKIGYLIYKRRK; encoded by the coding sequence ATGTTTAAAAAATTACTATTACTGGCTTTCGTACTTGGAAGTTTATTTCCAGCGTATGCTCAGCCTTCAGATACGTTAGGTATAATTAACAGCCGACGCCAGCCTCATTATATTATTAAGTGGGCTCCTTTAAGCCTCGTTGACCAAGATAATACTGTACAGTTTGGCATAGAATACTTATTTAAAGGGCCAGTTAGTTTACAGCAGGAAATAGGCTATGGATGGTTTAGTTTTAATGGTAATAGTGATAATGGGGTTTATATAAATCGCGAGATATGGCGTTCACGTACGGAAGTACGGTTTTATGTAGCCAATAATGGACAAATTAAGAGGCCGCATGGTGCTTATCTGGCTTTAGAATTTTTGTATAAACGAATGAATTATACCAAAGAAGACAATGTAGGCCGTGAGTGTGAGAATGGAGATTGTGAATATTTTGAAAAGATGAACTACAAACTCTTCAGAGATGTATATGGCTTTCACGGAAAAATGGGCGTGCAGTTTATCATAGAGAAAAGGCTGGCATTAGATGTATATATTGGAGGAGGATTAAGAAGCGTTGTTGTGAAATCTCCAGGTTTGTCTGCAGAAAATAATAACTTGATGGAAGACAGAGGCTTTGTGTTATCTAAACCTATGGAACTTGGCCAATATACAATGCTCAGTATGAGCGGTGGTTTTAAAATTGGATACCTGATATATAAAAGACGCAAATAA
- a CDS encoding LVIVD repeat-containing protein, with protein sequence MARFAISGNHLYTVTNSDLKVYDISEPANPKPGSDIKVGVRIETIFPYGENLFIGSQTGMHIYGVQNPEKPAPISTYSHVQSCDPVVVQGNYAYVTLRDGNTCRTGQNLLDVINISNLQAPQLVRSYPMKNPHGLGIDGNTLFVCEGQYGLKVFDAALPDSLVETQFIPGVHSFDVIPRNQVLIVVGKDGLYQYNYSDPKQLSLLSKIPIVN encoded by the coding sequence ATGGCCCGTTTTGCAATTAGTGGCAACCATTTATATACAGTTACTAATTCTGATCTGAAGGTGTACGATATTAGTGAGCCTGCCAACCCCAAACCAGGATCAGATATCAAAGTAGGAGTACGCATTGAAACTATCTTCCCCTATGGCGAGAATTTATTTATTGGCTCACAAACTGGTATGCATATTTATGGAGTACAAAATCCTGAGAAACCAGCACCAATTTCTACCTATAGCCATGTACAAAGCTGCGATCCGGTAGTGGTACAAGGCAACTATGCCTATGTCACGTTAAGAGATGGAAATACCTGCCGTACTGGTCAGAACCTGCTAGATGTGATCAATATAAGTAATTTGCAGGCACCGCAACTTGTGAGATCTTACCCTATGAAAAATCCTCATGGACTGGGAATAGATGGCAATACATTGTTTGTGTGTGAGGGACAATATGGCCTGAAAGTGTTTGATGCTGCGCTACCGGATAGTTTAGTAGAAACCCAGTTTATTCCTGGCGTACATTCATTTGATGTGATTCCCAGGAACCAGGTGTTAATTGTGGTGGGAAAAGACGGTTTGTACCAGTACAACTACAGTGATCCGAAACAGCTTTCATTGTTGAGTAAAATCCCTATCGTTAACTAA
- a CDS encoding LVIVD repeat-containing protein → MNIIFKPFNNLLIGLVVLNLFNNCVPETEPDPPVTQKGYRPVYASYEEIRTVQTLSPQALIHPGKIYVKGDFLFVNDVNQGIHIINNQNPVSPQPISFISIPGNVDIAVKDNILYADNATDLVALDISNPNDIKLVKRIMNTFPYPKFPPYTNVKFECVDPSKGIVVRWEEAELQDAKCFR, encoded by the coding sequence ATGAACATCATTTTTAAGCCATTCAATAACCTGCTGATCGGTTTAGTAGTGTTGAATTTATTTAATAATTGCGTTCCGGAGACAGAACCTGATCCACCTGTAACTCAAAAGGGATACCGGCCGGTATACGCTTCTTATGAGGAAATACGTACGGTGCAAACCCTGTCACCTCAAGCGCTTATTCATCCCGGTAAGATCTATGTAAAAGGTGATTTTTTATTTGTAAATGATGTCAATCAGGGTATTCACATAATCAATAATCAGAACCCGGTTTCTCCACAACCTATCAGCTTTATTTCTATTCCCGGAAATGTGGATATCGCTGTGAAAGATAACATATTATATGCCGATAATGCTACTGATCTGGTAGCCCTGGATATAAGTAACCCCAACGATATAAAACTGGTAAAACGAATTATGAACACGTTTCCTTATCCGAAATTTCCTCCATATACAAATGTAAAATTCGAATGTGTTGATCCTTCCAAAGGCATTGTGGTAAGGTGGGAAGAGGCTGAATTACAAGATGCTAAATGTTTCCGTTAA
- a CDS encoding S1C family serine protease yields MMDAFSNIVVGAVSNIKNAVVKIDIFKRQNNKFIAAGSGSGFIFSSDGLIFTNSHVVKSADKIKVSLLDGAEEEAFLIGDDPDTDIAVIKIYASGYSIAKLGNSEDLKIGQLVIAIGNPYGYQHTVTTGVVSALGRTLRTTSGRLVDNVIQSDAALNPGNSGGPMVNAEGEVVGVNTAVIRGAQGLSFAVGINTAKDIAGYLIKEGKVLKAYLGVMMQEININPRIINFYGLKNSKGLFVISIEKNSPASRTALREGDIIIGFDNSTVNNSNELFKLLTKDRIEKPAQLTIIRSAQKLDISISPGLQTAA; encoded by the coding sequence ATGATGGATGCATTTTCAAACATTGTTGTTGGAGCAGTCTCCAACATTAAGAATGCTGTCGTAAAGATTGATATTTTTAAACGACAAAATAACAAATTTATCGCTGCCGGATCTGGGTCGGGATTCATTTTTTCATCAGATGGACTCATATTTACAAACAGCCATGTGGTAAAAAGTGCTGATAAGATAAAAGTAAGCCTATTAGATGGTGCAGAAGAGGAAGCTTTTCTGATTGGCGATGACCCTGATACTGACATAGCAGTTATTAAAATTTATGCCAGCGGTTACTCAATTGCTAAGCTGGGAAATTCTGAAGACTTGAAAATAGGCCAATTGGTGATTGCTATTGGTAATCCATATGGATATCAGCATACCGTTACAACAGGTGTGGTGAGTGCATTAGGTCGGACTCTACGAACTACTTCTGGAAGATTGGTAGATAATGTGATTCAGAGTGATGCTGCATTGAATCCGGGTAATTCCGGAGGGCCGATGGTAAATGCAGAAGGCGAGGTGGTAGGAGTGAATACAGCCGTTATCAGAGGAGCGCAGGGTTTAAGTTTTGCTGTCGGTATTAACACTGCTAAAGATATTGCCGGTTATCTGATCAAAGAAGGAAAAGTACTAAAGGCTTATCTGGGAGTGATGATGCAGGAAATCAATATCAATCCAAGAATTATCAATTTTTACGGGCTTAAAAACTCAAAAGGCCTTTTCGTAATTTCCATCGAAAAGAATTCTCCGGCCAGCCGTACTGCCTTACGTGAGGGAGATATTATTATTGGCTTTGATAATTCTACTGTAAATAACTCGAATGAGCTTTTCAAATTATTAACCAAAGACAGAATTGAAAAACCTGCTCAACTAACTATTATTAGAAGTGCGCAGAAACTGGATATTAGTATTTCTCCCGGTTTGCAAACGGCTGCCTGA
- a CDS encoding IS4 family transposase: MKQYFTNEVKQVLDKVAIVKNLARKKFITSFVLALIQSRKVQFSHLAHYLNDEAKISCNQVRIQDFFREVDLDYQALACLLLCFLPQGKISLCIDRTEWDFGQCQVNILMVVATSGVLHVPLYWQLLENESGNSATDDRKAFLSQCIALVGKERIGMVVADREFIGHNWLSYLKSHGILFCIRVPKHHLITRLDGRQHRVEELLTKASELSLADCLVDGVWANVYIKKLRSGDILFLLGTVKVGLLGQLYRKRWTIETLFQNMKGRGFDLESTHLKLTDKLKKLIGLVSIAYGFCLTYGLYCHQKIKAIPKKKHGYKANSFFRYGLDCIGYAIRVEWNKDLIAFQTLMRLLSRTLRQVFQSSRLPNKIVG, encoded by the coding sequence ATGAAGCAATACTTCACCAACGAAGTTAAACAAGTTTTGGACAAAGTAGCAATCGTTAAAAACTTAGCCCGCAAGAAATTTATTACCAGCTTTGTGCTGGCTTTGATTCAGAGCAGAAAGGTACAGTTTTCTCATCTGGCTCATTATCTCAATGATGAAGCCAAAATAAGTTGTAATCAGGTAAGGATACAGGATTTCTTTCGGGAAGTAGACTTGGATTATCAAGCCTTAGCCTGCTTGCTGTTATGCTTTCTGCCTCAAGGAAAGATTAGCTTGTGTATAGATCGAACGGAATGGGATTTTGGTCAGTGCCAAGTCAATATATTGATGGTAGTTGCCACAAGTGGAGTGCTGCATGTGCCGCTGTATTGGCAGTTATTGGAGAATGAAAGTGGTAATTCGGCTACAGATGATAGGAAAGCCTTCCTTAGTCAATGCATTGCTTTAGTAGGCAAAGAACGCATTGGTATGGTAGTGGCTGACAGAGAATTTATTGGCCACAACTGGCTTTCTTACTTGAAGAGCCATGGTATTCTGTTCTGCATCCGTGTGCCCAAACATCATCTGATCACACGCCTGGATGGCAGACAGCACCGGGTAGAAGAGTTGCTTACTAAAGCTAGCGAATTGTCTTTAGCCGATTGTCTGGTAGATGGTGTCTGGGCTAATGTATATATAAAGAAACTCAGAAGTGGAGACATTCTGTTTTTATTAGGTACAGTTAAGGTAGGTCTGCTTGGACAACTCTATAGAAAAAGATGGACCATTGAAACCTTATTTCAGAATATGAAAGGAAGAGGCTTTGATTTGGAGTCTACTCACTTGAAGCTTACAGACAAACTCAAAAAATTGATCGGTCTGGTAAGCATTGCCTATGGCTTTTGTTTAACTTATGGCTTGTATTGTCATCAAAAAATTAAAGCCATACCAAAAAAGAAACACGGTTACAAAGCTAATAGTTTTTTCAGGTATGGTCTTGATTGTATCGGCTATGCTATCAGAGTAGAATGGAACAAAGATTTGATTGCTTTTCAAACCCTTATGCGATTGTTGAGCCGGACTTTAAGACAAGTATTTCAGTCTAGTAGATTGCCTAATAAAATAGTTGGGTAG
- a CDS encoding UBP-type zinc finger domain-containing protein, whose amino-acid sequence MPKRICDHLRNLQPLISEKYYCEECVETGDTWVHLRTCQTCGKVHCCDNSKNKHATKHFQATHHPVIISAEPGEQWAWCYEDEAFTEYYV is encoded by the coding sequence ATGCCCAAAAGGATCTGTGATCACTTGAGAAATTTACAACCGTTGATATCTGAAAAATATTACTGTGAGGAATGTGTCGAAACAGGAGATACCTGGGTGCATTTACGAACCTGCCAGACTTGCGGCAAAGTGCATTGTTGTGATAATTCTAAAAACAAGCATGCCACCAAGCACTTTCAGGCTACCCACCATCCGGTAATTATTTCTGCTGAGCCTGGTGAACAGTGGGCATGGTGTTATGAGGACGAAGCATTCACTGAATATTATGTATAG
- a CDS encoding polysaccharide biosynthesis tyrosine autokinase, producing MANQPNESKLDLKQLFSRYFTKWYYFLISLAIALTVAYFHIKLSKRVYGVSATVLIENESAGNKAAGELLEVIDAQKKYIEVEDQIGLLTSFNMVQKAIARLDFGVSYYLIPDILINNLGDQVVEEKVTEEFPFRVILDPSSNQLLNVPIYVKILSKNKYQVQVVGGETAYIYNISTNKTIGETTTPEINKIVNLGDPFKDEHLNFKIFLNPYYETYLTKGKKFFFIINNIGNLTKGYQAKISAKPISRDSRILNLYAEGTVAAKEAKFLDTLISVYLETDLIEKQEANIKAIAFINSQLSTVANQLENSKQALEGYKRTYGTERGVAKLNAYERLEALQLQRSDYTTRLRSLNNTLDYMITGQDLEMSQVPITAGINDQIIIDLVRQLDILYQERAKLALSIRSDNPLYQQQQEKIVNTRNTIIENLRRLVSVVNSSLAVTNQSISQLENNIFRLPQDQRQLEQLQSKKDYNEQTVAFYEQKRAAAEILLATNAPSKKRVDYAKMVGNGPMSPKTNAIYLIAFLVGLFIPAGGILAYDLVNNTIKSKDDVRGVTNIPVLGLIGHSDGKNGILAKTDNHKSALSEAFRSLRVNLQYLAAGMDQKAIGITSSVSGEGKTFCAINLSTVLALSGKRTVLIDVDLRKPKVAAYLGLKNTTGLSSYLIKSSTLEEIIQPTKVKNFDVISSGPIPPNPVEMIELKEMRDLIAKLKAEYDYVIVDTPPLSFVAEYMILKEYLDANIFVVRANYTKREVLDTINELYESKAINNLSIVINDINFSTVYGLSYNGKANGYYKN from the coding sequence ATGGCTAATCAACCGAATGAAAGCAAGTTAGATCTGAAACAACTGTTTTCGAGGTATTTTACGAAATGGTATTATTTTCTGATTTCTTTAGCAATTGCCTTAACAGTTGCTTATTTCCATATTAAACTATCTAAAAGAGTTTATGGAGTGAGCGCAACTGTATTGATTGAAAATGAGAGTGCTGGGAATAAAGCCGCAGGTGAATTATTAGAAGTGATAGATGCTCAAAAAAAATATATTGAAGTAGAAGACCAAATAGGTTTGCTCACTTCTTTCAATATGGTACAGAAAGCTATTGCAAGGCTTGATTTTGGCGTATCTTATTATTTAATTCCTGATATTTTGATTAATAATTTAGGTGATCAGGTTGTAGAAGAAAAAGTTACAGAGGAGTTTCCCTTTAGAGTAATTCTTGACCCATCATCCAATCAGTTATTGAATGTTCCAATTTATGTTAAAATCCTGTCAAAAAATAAGTATCAGGTACAAGTTGTGGGAGGAGAAACTGCTTATATATATAATATATCAACTAATAAAACCATTGGTGAAACAACCACTCCGGAGATAAATAAGATTGTTAATCTGGGAGATCCTTTCAAAGATGAGCATCTGAATTTTAAGATATTTCTTAATCCTTATTATGAAACCTATCTAACCAAAGGAAAAAAATTCTTCTTTATTATCAATAATATCGGAAATCTGACAAAAGGCTATCAGGCAAAAATATCAGCAAAACCTATCAGCCGTGATTCCCGGATCTTAAATTTATATGCAGAAGGAACTGTAGCAGCGAAAGAGGCAAAATTTCTGGATACACTTATCAGCGTATATTTAGAAACGGACCTAATAGAAAAGCAAGAGGCAAATATTAAAGCCATTGCATTCATTAACAGTCAGTTATCAACCGTAGCTAATCAATTGGAAAATTCCAAACAAGCACTCGAGGGCTATAAGCGGACATACGGTACTGAAAGAGGGGTTGCTAAGTTAAATGCCTATGAACGGCTGGAAGCTTTACAGTTACAGCGAAGTGATTATACCACCAGATTGCGTAGTTTAAATAATACATTGGATTATATGATAACCGGCCAGGATCTGGAAATGTCTCAGGTTCCTATTACAGCAGGAATTAATGACCAGATTATAATTGACCTCGTTAGGCAATTAGATATACTATATCAGGAAAGAGCTAAACTTGCTTTAAGTATAAGGTCTGATAATCCCTTATATCAGCAACAACAAGAGAAGATTGTTAATACAAGGAACACAATTATTGAAAACCTGCGTAGACTGGTGAGTGTAGTGAATAGTTCATTAGCAGTAACAAATCAGAGCATTAGTCAGCTTGAGAACAATATATTCAGATTGCCTCAGGATCAACGTCAGTTAGAACAACTGCAAAGTAAAAAAGATTATAATGAACAGACAGTAGCTTTTTATGAGCAGAAAAGAGCAGCGGCAGAAATACTTCTGGCAACTAATGCGCCGAGTAAAAAACGAGTGGATTACGCAAAAATGGTAGGAAATGGACCGATGTCTCCTAAAACAAATGCCATCTATTTAATAGCTTTTCTGGTAGGTCTATTTATTCCTGCCGGTGGTATACTTGCTTATGATTTGGTAAATAATACGATTAAGAGTAAGGATGATGTCAGAGGTGTAACTAATATTCCTGTGCTTGGACTAATTGGTCATAGTGACGGTAAAAACGGCATACTGGCTAAAACAGATAATCATAAATCAGCCCTCTCAGAAGCTTTCCGATCCCTGCGGGTTAATTTGCAGTATCTGGCTGCTGGTATGGACCAGAAAGCCATTGGTATTACTTCTTCTGTAAGTGGAGAAGGGAAAACCTTCTGTGCAATAAACCTGAGTACAGTATTAGCTCTATCTGGAAAGCGGACTGTTTTAATCGATGTAGATTTACGTAAACCTAAAGTGGCTGCATACCTGGGTTTAAAAAATACAACAGGGCTTTCTTCTTATTTAATAAAAAGCAGCACTTTAGAAGAAATAATTCAACCCACAAAAGTAAAGAATTTTGATGTAATCTCTTCAGGCCCAATTCCTCCTAACCCGGTTGAAATGATTGAATTGAAGGAGATGCGTGATTTGATAGCTAAATTAAAAGCAGAATATGATTACGTTATTGTAGATACCCCGCCTCTTTCTTTCGTGGCCGAATATATGATTTTGAAAGAATACCTGGATGCAAATATATTTGTGGTAAGAGCAAATTATACCAAACGGGAAGTATTGGACACAATTAATGAATTGTACGAAAGCAAAGCAATCAATAATTTAAGTATTGTAATCAACGATATTAATTTTTCGACTGTATATGGGCTGAGCTACAATGGAAAAGCCAATGGATACTATAAAAATTGA
- a CDS encoding polysaccharide biosynthesis/export family protein, producing the protein MIRIIYLLIIVLSVSSCISTNKLVYFQSKKFSKTTPTLIENKRLEYRIQPNDVLSIRVTNPLDKTAPNIFESEGQTGGGNNPAAMFYITGYSVDDKGMVNYPNLGKLKVLNLTINEARDLIQQNVDKYMTNAAVIVRLVSFKITILGDVRNPGYHFVYNNQATLPEALGLAGDLTYNGNRKNIKLIRQSTSGVEVVLLDLTDPNLIKSPYFYLQPNDMIYVQPLKAQLSRTNLSLMGTVFGAISATFLILQFFEIGK; encoded by the coding sequence ATGATAAGAATAATATATTTGTTAATTATCGTCCTATCTGTTTCTTCTTGTATCTCAACTAATAAATTAGTGTATTTTCAGAGTAAAAAATTTTCTAAAACTACACCTACATTAATAGAAAATAAAAGACTGGAATATAGAATACAGCCAAATGACGTTTTATCTATAAGAGTAACTAATCCTTTAGATAAAACAGCGCCGAATATTTTTGAATCTGAAGGCCAGACTGGGGGTGGAAATAATCCTGCTGCTATGTTCTATATCACAGGCTATTCCGTAGATGACAAAGGGATGGTTAATTATCCGAATTTAGGGAAATTAAAAGTGCTGAATCTAACAATAAATGAAGCAAGAGATCTAATTCAGCAGAATGTAGATAAATATATGACCAATGCCGCTGTGATTGTTAGATTAGTTAGTTTTAAGATTACTATTTTAGGGGATGTACGAAATCCTGGCTACCATTTTGTGTATAATAATCAGGCTACCTTACCTGAAGCCCTTGGACTCGCAGGTGACCTTACATATAATGGTAACAGAAAAAATATTAAACTTATAAGGCAATCAACTTCAGGTGTGGAAGTGGTATTACTGGATTTAACTGACCCTAACCTGATAAAATCACCATACTTTTATCTTCAACCCAATGATATGATATATGTTCAACCTTTGAAAGCACAACTAAGTAGAACCAATCTAAGTCTAATGGGTACTGTTTTTGGAGCTATTTCAGCAACTTTTCTTATCCTGCAATTTTTTGAAATAGGAAAATGA
- a CDS encoding undecaprenyl-phosphate glucose phosphotransferase, translating to MKKNLPYSKFVGIFLLVADFIIIDFSCKLAFYLRFGRNINYEDYYLSFFVIFNLAWIASALFNNIYSLDNLFKFKNLLTNLFYAVVVHILLIFSYIISFKAHDFARLFIFYSYILAIDSIIFFRIIFILFLKYFKQSGLTERRVVIIGAGYAGNELYHYFIKDKNMGYKFMGFFDDSPEIPSLLIKGKIRHLKDYCIKENINEIYYALSLTSNDLIKDIADFCDNNFIYFKIAPDFRGLVQKKVNIDFYDNIPIMTFRREPLGFYFNRVIKRSFDIVFSLMVICFIFPFIFPAIALLIKLESKGPIFFKQLRPGKRNKLFECYKFRTMRVNAQTELQATKSDPRITKVGKFLRKTSLDELPQFFNVLFGDMSVVGPRPNLITQLEEYSKIIDKYAVRHFVSPGITGYAQVNGYRGETKHVQLMQKRVEYDVMYMENWSLFLDLKIIFLTVWNMIKGEENAY from the coding sequence ATGAAAAAAAATTTACCATATTCTAAATTTGTAGGGATTTTCTTGTTAGTTGCTGATTTTATAATCATTGACTTCTCCTGTAAATTAGCTTTCTATCTTAGATTTGGACGTAATATCAATTATGAAGATTATTATCTTTCATTCTTTGTTATCTTTAATTTAGCCTGGATCGCCTCGGCTTTATTTAATAATATCTATAGCTTAGACAATTTATTTAAATTCAAAAACTTATTAACTAACTTATTTTACGCTGTTGTAGTACATATCTTACTCATATTCTCTTATATAATTAGTTTTAAAGCGCACGATTTTGCACGGCTTTTCATCTTTTATTCCTATATATTAGCTATAGATTCAATTATATTTTTCAGAATAATCTTTATCCTTTTCCTAAAATATTTCAAACAATCCGGGCTTACCGAAAGACGAGTAGTTATTATAGGAGCCGGATATGCTGGTAACGAATTGTACCATTATTTTATTAAAGATAAAAATATGGGGTACAAATTCATGGGGTTCTTTGATGATTCGCCTGAAATTCCCAGTCTATTAATAAAAGGTAAAATACGGCATTTAAAAGACTATTGTATTAAGGAGAATATTAATGAGATCTATTACGCCCTCTCCTTAACATCTAATGACCTAATAAAAGATATTGCTGATTTTTGTGACAACAATTTTATCTACTTCAAAATTGCCCCTGATTTCAGAGGCCTAGTGCAAAAAAAAGTCAATATTGATTTTTACGACAATATTCCAATAATGACTTTCCGCAGAGAACCATTAGGCTTCTATTTTAACCGGGTAATCAAGCGGAGTTTCGATATAGTATTTTCGCTCATGGTAATCTGCTTTATATTTCCTTTTATATTCCCGGCAATTGCATTACTTATAAAATTAGAATCTAAGGGCCCTATATTTTTTAAACAGTTGCGCCCTGGTAAGCGAAATAAATTATTTGAGTGCTATAAATTCCGGACTATGCGTGTAAATGCTCAAACCGAATTACAAGCAACAAAGTCAGATCCCAGAATTACTAAAGTAGGTAAATTCTTACGAAAAACCAGTCTGGATGAACTCCCGCAGTTTTTCAATGTACTATTTGGAGATATGTCTGTCGTAGGACCACGGCCAAATCTGATTACACAGTTAGAGGAGTATTCTAAAATTATAGATAAATATGCTGTGCGTCATTTTGTTTCACCTGGTATTACGGGGTATGCTCAAGTGAATGGGTATAGAGGCGAAACGAAACATGTACAACTCATGCAAAAACGGGTAGAATACGATGTAATGTATATGGAAAACTGGAGTCTTTTTTTAGATCTTAAAATCATTTTTCTTACTGTTTGGAATATGATCAAAGGTGAAGAAAATGCTTATTGA
- a CDS encoding WecB/TagA/CpsF family glycosyltransferase, translating into MVQRRNLFSINYAIVDYQSASDLVIEKAKKNQSFGVTALAVHGLIESVWDNNLAQQVNKIDLIVPDGQPIRWALNSFYKVDLQDRVYGPILTLHVLEKADRKNLKVYLYGSKSVTLEKLQAFINKNYPGVQICGIHVDRFREATPEEDEADIKKINDSGAHIVLVGRGCPRQERWVANHLGKVNAAMLAVGAAFDFYAGTVKQAPKWMQNNGLEWLFRLIQEPGRLWKRYLTTNSYFIYLFLKQKLGLSKYVQTKTNN; encoded by the coding sequence ATGGTTCAGAGAAGGAATTTATTTTCAATAAACTATGCGATCGTAGATTACCAGTCTGCCTCAGATTTAGTAATTGAAAAAGCGAAAAAAAATCAGAGTTTTGGTGTGACTGCCTTGGCGGTACATGGCTTAATAGAATCCGTCTGGGATAACAATTTGGCTCAACAAGTAAATAAAATTGACTTAATTGTTCCAGACGGGCAGCCAATCCGTTGGGCACTCAATAGTTTCTATAAAGTAGATTTACAAGACAGGGTATACGGTCCTATACTAACACTACATGTGCTTGAAAAAGCTGATCGGAAGAATTTAAAGGTTTACTTATATGGTAGCAAATCAGTAACGCTCGAAAAATTACAAGCATTTATTAATAAGAATTATCCCGGTGTTCAGATATGTGGCATTCATGTAGACCGGTTTAGAGAAGCTACTCCGGAAGAGGATGAAGCAGATATAAAAAAAATAAATGATTCTGGCGCACATATCGTATTGGTAGGAAGAGGTTGCCCTCGCCAGGAACGTTGGGTTGCTAATCACTTAGGAAAAGTTAATGCAGCTATGTTAGCTGTTGGAGCAGCTTTTGATTTTTATGCCGGTACTGTGAAACAAGCTCCTAAATGGATGCAAAACAATGGGCTGGAATGGCTTTTCCGGCTAATTCAGGAGCCAGGCAGATTGTGGAAACGCTACTTAACAACAAACTCTTACTTTATATATTTATTTTTAAAACAAAAATTGGGTTTAAGTAAATACGTACAAACAAAAACTAATAATTAA